Below is a genomic region from Acomys russatus chromosome 3, mAcoRus1.1, whole genome shotgun sequence.
ATCTCTGTTAGCTGGCTGGCCACATGGAGCACAGGTAAGCTGAGAGAATTCCAAGCCTTGTACCCAGACCTGCTCTTCCTGGTTTCCCTGAGTCACAATGACAGATACTTCCAGGAACTTTACTACGGCCCAGAaacatttgttctttcttcagAGTACAGGAAGTGGGAGACTTATGGTGGGTGGAAAAGAGACTACACAATGCCAGGAGTTTTGTAAAATGACCACCGATGTGATGGCATTCTGAAGCTAGGTGCTCAAATATTGCAAATAATACTGTGTTGACAGTTCCAGATATCTGAGGCTCTGTGTGAAACAGAAACCAGTGGCTATCACATTTCGACACAGCATGCAAGCAAAGGTGTGTTTACTCGCGCTTGGACCCTCTAGCATGTGAAGTCACCTTTACCGGGTGTCCCACGGTTTGATTCTTAGTTCCCTCTTCGCTTAGTCAGACTAAGCACAACACATCACATCGGAATGATTTAATCCAGCACACCTCACcgcaaagttttgtttttctttgtgctgATTATTTTAGCTTGTTGCCATcccccttttctctgtctctgcccaggGGCGGAGATAACACTGaaatgggagggaaaaaaaaaaaaaaaaaaaaacaaaacaccaaaccactaggaagaagagaaacaccGAGGAGCTGTCGCCCCACACCTCCCCAAAGGCTGGCGAGAAAACAGAGCCACCTCTTCTAGAAGGCTACCGAGAGAGCAGTTTAGATGGCTGGAGGGGAGGTGGGTGGAGTTGATGCTTGAGAAAGTCGGTTCCAGGTCCGGCCGCTCCATTCCAGAACGCAGCTCGCAGGCTCGAAGGCACCCCTTGCTCTTCTTGTGCAAATGAAGAGATTTCCCCAGCTGGGCGGGGCTGAGCTCCTGACAGCGGGGATTCGGCTCCTAGGGGCTTCAGGTTTCAGATGCTAACGTGAGGTGGGAAAGCTGAGTTTCTTCAGCCTGTAGAGGAGGGTGGACCAGACTCAGAAACACTAGAGAACCGTGTCTTGAGAGCTGGGGAGCGCCAGCCCGCATCTCTGCGGGGGAAAGCAAGGTCCGCCTCTAGCGCCTAGACTTTCCGAACTGTGATCTCTTCTCAGTCTCCGGAGATAATTCTTGTCACCTGCAACTGAAAATAATGAACCTATGGATGAGCTGCGTTTTCGCTTTGACTGCGCTCAGCGTGGCGATcttcgtggtgttttatcacagccagcTGACCCCGTCCAACCTCTACCAGCAGTTCAACAGCTCCAGCGAAAGGACGCCTGTCATCGTCTGTGATTACGGCTTGCAAATTCAGACATTCTTCATTGCGGGGAACCCATCGCCACATCCTTTGGAAAGAACCTCTTGCCACCTGTACCAGACTCAGAGTCACTATATCACCAGTTCCCTGTCCGAAGAAGAGGCTGCTTTCCGCCTGGCCTACGTCATGGTGATTCACAAAGACTTCAATACCTTTGAAAGGCTCTTTAGGGCCATTTACATGCCACAGAATGTTTACTGCGTGCACGTGGATGAAAAAGCCCCCAAGGAGTTTAAAAAGGCAGTGTGGCAGTTACTCGAGTGCTTCCCGAATGCTTTCCTGGCTTCTCAGACTGAGAAAGTGGTTTATGGTGGCTTCTCCCGGCTCCAGGCTGACCTGAACTGCATGAAAGATCTGGTGGCCTCCAAGGTCCCTTGGAAATATGTTCTCAACACCTGTGGGCAGGACTTCCCTCTGAAAACCAACAAGGAAATAATTAACCATCTGAAAAAATTTAAGGGGAAAAACATCACTCCAGGGGTGCTGCCTCCACGGCATGCAATCGTACGGACTAAGTATGTCCACAAAGAGTATACAGGTAGAGTTGGATcttttatgaaaaaaacaaatactttgaAATCTCCACCTCCACACCAGCTAACCATCTACTTTGGCACAGCCTATGTGGCCCTCACCAGAGACTTTGTCAACTTTATCTTGAATGACAAAAGGGCCATTGACCTCTTAGAGTGGTCTAAAGATACCTATAGCCCTGACGAACATTTCTGGGTGACACTCAATAGGATTCCAGGTCAGTgacaatttttctttcaattgcctatttactctttatttttagaTTGTAAATGGAGGTTCAGACAGCTTGTGAGAGtcattctcttcttctgcccCACGGAccccagggcttgaactcaggctcCCTCACTCAGGCCGGatggcaagagcctttacccgCCCATCTGTCTCAGTGGCCCCATGCCACCTCTTACTGATTCATTTAAattacttggggaaaaaaaagttcttaaaaatGATGCGTTTGATTGCATTTACTGACAGTTTTGTGCTAGCTCAGGTGACCTAAAGGGTAACTCAGGAACTGGCCAAATTGTCATTGTATTAGATGCGTATTGGGTTTGCACCCCATCTTTGGAATGAACACTGGTCATAGCCCTTGATAAAGGCTAAAGTCTTCCATGCTGGaagatggactttttttttttttaatttaaagatttatttattattatgtatacagtgctctgcctgcatgtacaccttcataccagaagagggcatcagatcacattatagatggtaatgaggcaccatgtggttgctgggaattgaactcaggacggaAGATGGACTTTTAAATAAGCCTCATCTGGAACACATGAGGTGAAACAGGCCATGTTTCTATCTGAGGGAAGTTACTGAGCCAACTTCACGCAGCACTGTGGGTGGGCCTGTGTCTAGCACCCCGGAAACCTCATCGAAAGTTCACAAACACGTCACTCTGATTCTCTGTGGTGCTCAGGTCTCAATTAATCTCTGTGGGACAAACCCAACGCTGACATTTTGTTACCTAGAGGAGTGGGTAGTGGAGTGGAGACAGACACATAGGGAGCAGTGCTCGTAGTGGAGACGGTCCAACTAGAATCCTCAACTTGGAGGTTACAGTGTTTCTTATTAGCAATTTCTGTTTACAACCTTGTGCTTTCACCTAGGGGCAAATTTCTTTGATGGTTTCTGGCGATTTGGGAATGAGACCAAGGTTTGCCAGGCGGCTGTAAGCAGATGACAGTAACCAACTTCCCCCTTTGATTCAATCCTGGGCTGCTCTTCAAAATCTTTTTTCCCATAAGTTCTGTGAGCTGCAGTGGGAAT
It encodes:
- the Gcnt2 gene encoding N-acetyllactosaminide beta-1,6-N-acetylglucosaminyl-transferase isoform X1, whose protein sequence is MNLWMSCVFALTALSVAIFVVFYHSQLTPSNLYQQFNSSSERTPVIVCDYGLQIQTFFIAGNPSPHPLERTSCHLYQTQSHYITSSLSEEEAAFRLAYVMVIHKDFNTFERLFRAIYMPQNVYCVHVDEKAPKEFKKAVWQLLECFPNAFLASQTEKVVYGGFSRLQADLNCMKDLVASKVPWKYVLNTCGQDFPLKTNKEIINHLKKFKGKNITPGVLPPRHAIVRTKYVHKEYTGRVGSFMKKTNTLKSPPPHQLTIYFGTAYVALTRDFVNFILNDKRAIDLLEWSKDTYSPDEHFWVTLNRIPGVPGAMPDASWMGNLRAVKWMDMEDKHGGCHGHYVHGICIYGNGDLKWLVNSESLFANKFELNTYPLTVECLELRLRERMLNQSETAIQPSWYF